The DNA region GAGCGGCTGGTCGGTGTAGAGCGCGATCCACGACAGCGGGAACACGGTGACCATGTGGAACAGCGCAAAGCTGGCCATCGGCGCGAACGCGCCGATGACGATGTTGCGCCCTTCGCTGCGGACGGTTTCAACGACCGGCGACGGCTGTAGTTCGCGCGACAGGAACAGCCGTTCGAATTCATGCGTCACCACGATGCGCAGGCGCGCGAACAGCGCCACGACGTTGATCGCGAAGGCGACGAAGAAGGGATAGCGCCAGCCCCAGTCGAGGAAGTCGGCGGTCGAGAGCGTATTGAGGAAGAAGGCAAACAGGCCCGCCGTCACCATCAACGCCAGCGGTGCGCCCAGCTGCGGCATCATCGCATACCAGCCGCGCTTGTTCTTGGGCGCGTTGAGCGACAGCAACGAAGCCAGACCGTCCCATGTACCGCCCAGCGCCACGCCCTGCCCCGCGCGGAACAGCGCCAGCAGGATCGCGGCCCAGTGGCCGATCGTGTCATATCCAGGCAGGAAGGCGATGGCTGCCGTCGATCCGCCCAGCAGGAACAGCGCGATGGTCAGCTTGACGCCGCGACCATAAGCGCGATCGACTGCCATGAAGATGAAAGAGCCGATCGGACGCGTGATGAACGCCAGCGCGAAGATCGCAAAGGACCAGAGAGTGCCCGCCAGTGGCGACAGATAAGGGAAGATATGCGCCGGGAAGACGATGCACGACGCGATCGCATAGACGAAGAAGTCGAAGAACTCCGATGTCCGGCCGATGATGACGCCGATCGCGATCTCGCCGGGCGCGACCTTCTTTTGACCCTGCGCGTGCAGCTGGCGCACGTCGCGCTCCGCCTGGGTCGAGTTGGGCGTGGTCGTCGCGGAAGTCATGGGGTAAAACGGACCTTCATGCTGCGGGAACGATCCGCGCCGCACTTCGTTGCGCGACGAATCACCCCGGGGGTTATTTAGGCCATGCCCTATTTTGCACCTGCGCAGGGATAGGACAAAAGGTCCAATGTCACGCCATGACCATCCTGATTATGCGGGCAGCATGATAGCCCGCCATTCCGCCACGAAGCGCGCGTTTCTGCGCCGAATCGCACCCTTGTTGCTGCTGCCGCTGGCCGGGTGCAACTGGGTGGTCATGTCCCCTGCGGGCGACGTTGCAATGCAGCAACGCAATCTGATCCTGATTTCGACCGCGCTGATGCTGTTGATCATCATCCCCGTCATGGCGATGACGATCTGGTTCGCGTGGAAATATCGGGAAAAGGCGAAGGCGGAGGATTATGATCCCGACTGGGACCATTCGACCAGCCTGGAACTGCTGATCTGGTCCGCACCGCTGCTGATCATCATTGCGCTGGGCGCGGTGACGTGGAGCAGCACCCATCTGCTCGACCCCTATCGCCCGATCGAACGGGTGGATCAGGCGCGCAAGGTCGATCCGGCGGCCAAGCGGCTGCAGGTCGAAGTGGTGGCGATGGACT from Sphingobium sp. HWE2-09 includes:
- a CDS encoding MFS transporter; protein product: MTSATTTPNSTQAERDVRQLHAQGQKKVAPGEIAIGVIIGRTSEFFDFFVYAIASCIVFPAHIFPYLSPLAGTLWSFAIFALAFITRPIGSFIFMAVDRAYGRGVKLTIALFLLGGSTAAIAFLPGYDTIGHWAAILLALFRAGQGVALGGTWDGLASLLSLNAPKNKRGWYAMMPQLGAPLALMVTAGLFAFFLNTLSTADFLDWGWRYPFFVAFAINVVALFARLRIVVTHEFERLFLSRELQPSPVVETVRSEGRNIVIGAFAPMASFALFHMVTVFPLSWIALYTDQPLERFLMIEVIGAFVGVLAIIVSGFVADMVGRRTLIGWSAVGIAIFAVAAPLLLNGGDLGEVAFMVLGFILLGLSFGQSSGIVASNFRTATRYTGSALTSDLAWLVGAGFAPLVALFVSAEFGLAASGIYLLSGAVVTGVALFVNKELAGRDR